In Candidatus Binataceae bacterium, a genomic segment contains:
- a CDS encoding acyl-CoA dehydrogenase family protein — protein sequence MDNDTGYAIAPELDAARQQVRRIIRDEIIPIEAKVDPDAAEIPEDDYWRLAKKTQVAGMWCMGAPREVGGQVLGTFDMCVLTEEMAQHRMGLYNPGCGVFGRTPPPVIYAGTPEQIQHYAAGTIKNAWFTFFAITEPSGGSDPANAIQCRAVRQGDSYVLNGTKIFISHAHEAEWGVVFARTDPKAGRKGVTCFIIKKGQKGFRARPIRTLRTSALPNEVQLEDCVVPVEQRLGPENGGLDLCLDLLTRLRFPYSACNIGVGVAALKMAIDYSKQRRTFGELLSKRQAIQWMLADSEVELRAARWLTWEGAWKADRKEDFRTEASIAKLYSSEVLGRVIDRAVQIHGGYGVSKEFPLERWYREARIRRIGEGPSEVHRMVIARSLLR from the coding sequence ATGGACAACGATACCGGCTACGCAATCGCGCCGGAGCTCGATGCGGCGCGCCAGCAGGTCCGCCGCATCATCCGCGACGAGATCATTCCGATCGAAGCCAAGGTCGATCCCGATGCGGCCGAGATTCCCGAGGACGATTACTGGCGCCTGGCGAAGAAAACCCAGGTCGCCGGCATGTGGTGCATGGGCGCGCCGCGCGAAGTCGGTGGCCAGGTGCTCGGCACCTTCGACATGTGCGTGCTGACCGAGGAAATGGCGCAGCATCGCATGGGCCTCTACAACCCGGGGTGCGGCGTGTTCGGGCGCACTCCACCGCCCGTCATCTACGCCGGCACGCCCGAGCAGATTCAGCATTACGCGGCCGGCACGATCAAGAACGCGTGGTTCACCTTTTTTGCGATCACCGAGCCGAGCGGCGGCTCCGATCCTGCCAACGCCATCCAGTGCCGCGCCGTGCGCCAGGGCGACAGCTACGTTCTCAACGGGACGAAGATTTTCATCTCGCACGCGCATGAGGCGGAGTGGGGCGTGGTATTCGCGCGCACCGATCCCAAGGCGGGCCGCAAAGGTGTGACCTGCTTCATCATCAAGAAGGGGCAGAAGGGATTCAGGGCGCGGCCGATTCGCACGCTGCGCACCTCGGCATTGCCCAACGAGGTTCAGCTCGAAGATTGCGTGGTGCCGGTTGAGCAGCGCCTCGGACCGGAGAATGGGGGCCTCGACCTGTGCCTCGATCTGCTGACACGCCTGCGCTTTCCATACTCGGCGTGCAATATCGGTGTCGGCGTTGCCGCGCTCAAGATGGCGATCGACTACTCGAAGCAGCGCCGCACGTTCGGCGAGCTGCTCTCGAAACGGCAGGCGATCCAGTGGATGCTCGCGGACTCGGAAGTCGAACTGCGCGCCGCGCGGTGGCTGACTTGGGAGGGCGCATGGAAGGCCGATCGCAAGGAAGACTTTCGCACTGAGGCGTCGATCGCAAAGCTCTATTCGAGCGAGGTGCTCGGCCGCGTCATCGATCGCGCCGTGCAGATCCACGGCGGCTACGGTGTGAGCAAAGAGTTTCCGCTCGAGCGATGGTACCGCGAGGCGCGCATCCGCCGGATCGGCGAAGGCCCAAGCGAAGTGCATCGCATGGTGATCGCCCGATCGCTCTTGAGATAA
- a CDS encoding CoA transferase, translated as MSLPLEGIRVIDFGQVYAAPYCTLQLAYMGAEIIKIEPPVIGDVLRRPDLPGGANYSFLMLNANKKSVTLNLKHERAREIVFKLLEDADVLIENYLEGVMESFGLSYEQLEPRFPRLIYASGKGYGSTSRWAKLGSMDNTIQASSGFISITGFPDRGVKTSATFIDMGTGSHLTSGILAALIHRGKTGRGQKVEVAMLEVAVPALTSALAPALQGMKFKRLGNRHWGACPTNIYPAQDGEILIFCLTEAHWRTIAKMIGREDFIADPRCANHGTRLRIADELDEAVSIWTSQHRRDDMIAMLIEAGVPCAPVRQLEEVAADPELLERRTLVESEYPTRGAIKVAGTPIKLSEASDESKPALRPPVLGEHTAEVLASIGIDAAELEHLRDDGVI; from the coding sequence ATGTCGTTGCCGCTTGAGGGAATCCGCGTGATCGATTTCGGGCAGGTGTATGCCGCGCCCTACTGCACGCTGCAGCTTGCCTACATGGGCGCCGAGATCATCAAGATCGAGCCGCCCGTTATCGGTGATGTGCTGCGGCGGCCCGACCTGCCCGGCGGCGCGAACTACTCCTTCCTGATGCTCAATGCTAACAAGAAGTCAGTCACGCTTAACTTAAAGCACGAGCGGGCGCGAGAGATCGTTTTCAAGCTGCTCGAAGATGCCGACGTGCTGATCGAGAACTATCTCGAGGGCGTGATGGAATCGTTCGGGCTCTCGTACGAGCAGCTCGAGCCGCGTTTTCCACGCCTCATCTATGCCTCCGGCAAGGGCTACGGTTCCACCAGCAGGTGGGCAAAGCTGGGCTCGATGGACAATACGATCCAGGCCTCGTCGGGATTCATCAGTATCACGGGATTTCCCGATCGCGGGGTTAAGACCTCCGCGACATTTATCGACATGGGCACCGGCAGCCACCTGACGAGCGGCATCCTCGCTGCGCTGATTCATCGCGGCAAAACGGGACGCGGCCAGAAGGTCGAAGTGGCGATGCTGGAAGTGGCGGTGCCCGCGCTCACGAGCGCGCTCGCGCCGGCGCTGCAGGGGATGAAGTTCAAGCGGCTCGGCAATCGGCATTGGGGCGCGTGTCCGACCAACATCTATCCCGCACAGGACGGCGAGATCCTCATCTTCTGCCTGACCGAAGCGCACTGGCGAACCATCGCGAAGATGATTGGGCGCGAGGATTTCATCGCCGATCCGCGATGCGCCAACCACGGCACGCGGCTCAGGATCGCCGACGAGCTCGACGAGGCGGTATCGATCTGGACGAGTCAGCATCGCCGCGACGACATGATCGCGATGCTGATCGAGGCGGGCGTGCCCTGCGCTCCCGTGCGCCAGTTGGAGGAAGTGGCGGCCGATCCGGAATTGCTCGAGCGCCGCACGCTGGTCGAGTCGGAGTATCCAACGCGCGGCGCGATCAAGGTGGCAGGCACGCCGATCAAGCTCTCGGAAGCATCGGATGAGAGCAAGCCCGCGCTGAGACCGCCGGTCCTCGGCGAGCATACCGCGGAGGTGCTGGCGTCGATCGGAATCGACGCCGCCGAGCTGGAACACCTCCGCGATGACGGCGTGATTTGA